The Saccopteryx leptura isolate mSacLep1 chromosome 2, mSacLep1_pri_phased_curated, whole genome shotgun sequence genome has a window encoding:
- the MRPL57 gene encoding large ribosomal subunit protein mL63, producing the protein MHFQRCGCRSAEKRELAKRRTGTMFLTALLRRNRIPGRQWIGKHRRPRTVSFHAKQNVLRRLETEAENHYWLSAPFLSAAQEFGHAAVRRAAAFQAIKAASEAKFPPHRRLAEQLSHLNVTKKWS; encoded by the exons ATGCATTTCCAGCGGTGCGGCTGCCGAAGTGCGGAGAAAAGGGAGCTCGCTAAGCGCCGGACTG GCACCATGTTCCTGACCGCGCTCCTGCGCCGTAACCGCATCCCCGGCCGGCAGTGGATCGGAAAGCACCGGCGGCCGCGCACCGTGTCCTTCCACGCGAAGCAGAACGTGCTCCGCCGCCTGGAGACGGAGGCGGAGAACCACTACTGGCTGAGCGCGCCCTTCCTCAGCGCCGCGCAGGAGTTCGGGCACGCCGCAGTCCGCAGGGCAGCCGCCTTCCAGGCCATCAAGGCGGCCTCCGAGGCCAAGTTTCCGCCGCACCGGCGACTGGCCGAACAGCTCAGCCACCTCAATGTCACCAAGAAGTGGTCCTAG